One region of Hoeflea sp. 108 genomic DNA includes:
- a CDS encoding TIGR01244 family sulfur transferase — protein sequence MEIRQITDDYSVSGQITADEVAAIKAAGFKSVICNRPDDEQPGQPSAASIRNAVEAAGLAFRHIPVISGQMTADNVTDMAGALDEMEGPVFAYCRSGTRCTNLYMAIQQSRG from the coding sequence ATGGAAATTCGCCAGATCACCGACGACTATTCGGTTTCGGGCCAGATCACCGCTGACGAAGTTGCCGCCATCAAGGCGGCCGGCTTCAAGAGCGTCATCTGCAATCGTCCCGACGACGAGCAACCCGGCCAGCCCTCGGCAGCCAGCATCCGTAATGCCGTCGAAGCCGCAGGCCTCGCCTTCCGCCACATCCCCGTTATCAGCGGCCAGATGACCGCCGACAACGTCACCGACATGGCCGGCGCGCTGGACGAGATGGAAGGCCCGGTCTTCGCCTATTGCCGCTCGGGTACCCGCTGCACCAATCTCTACATGGCGATCCAGCAAAGCCGAGGCTGA